The nucleotide sequence ATTGCGGAAACGGGATATCAGTATACTTCAGCCTAAATGGCTAACATAGCAAGTATCAAAACGGCTGAAAAAACAGAAATAGCCGTTGAATGTGTAAATATCCGGTGAACCCGTTATATCCTGCCTTGAAGCGGTTACCTTTTTCCGGGTTTCAAAGCTCACTCATCGCGGACCGGAGAGGCACAGTGCAATCCGGCCCGCGATCGAAACCCTGCAAAAGGCAAACCGCTCCTGCGGCAGGACACGGATGGCAACTTCCACAGTGGACCACGGGTTCACCGGATATTTACTTGAATGTTCGGTATTGGATATTTGTTTTTCATTCGACGCTCGACGTTCATTTTTTAATATAATCCATGAACGTTTACAAAACAACTCAGCGCTTATGGGTGTTTGGGCCGGCCCAATAATTAATGGACTAGCCAGAAAATATCGCCCCCCAACCGGCCTCTATGTTCTCTCTCTCGTCTTTTAGGTAAAGCGCCGCCTTTTTCACGGTATCCTGGCTGAGCCCCAAGCTCCTGGGTATGAGCACCTTGTCCGGCTCTCCCTCAAGGTGCCAGCCGAACTTCATTTTCTGGCAGATCTCGTCAGCCAGAAAAACAACTGATGAGGCCAAGGTATTTGGGCCGGCGCTGTTGGGATAGTGGTGGTAGCGGATAACATCCGTCAGCATTTCACTCAAATTCCATCTCTCGGCCAGATATGCTCCTACCTCTGAATGGGTAAGTCCGTACTTCTCCTCTGCACCGGAAAGGGACAGCCCTTCCTGTCGTCTCAATTTCAAAATCTCTCTCAATTCAGACGGAAAGTACATACAGAGTAAAAAACGTCCCAAGTCATGGACCATGCCCGCTGTAAATAACTCATCCGTCTCCAGACCGGGAATATCCTCTGCCAGTATCTTGGAGACCTTGGCTACACCTATGGAGTGAAGCCATATGCCCTTGGCGTCAAATTCTTCAAAACCCAGATCATGGGAAAACACCCCGGTAAGTGAAAGCCCTATCGCTATATTTCGCACTTCCTCAAAACCCAAAATGACTACGGCCCTGGCAATGCTGCTGACCTCTCGCCTCATGCCATAATACGGCGAATTCGCTATGTGCAGCATCTTTGCCGTCAGAACGGGATCGTCTCTGATTATTTTTTCCATCGTCCGGGCCGAGGAGGAGATGCTGTCAAGGCCTTCCAGCACACTGTTTAAAGTATGAGGCATGGAGGGAAGATCATGAATATTGTCTAAACGTTGTATGATTGACATAATATCCTTAGTTTCGCATTTATATCAAATGTAAATATTCGGTGAACCCGTGGTCCACTGTGGAAGTTGCCATCCGTACCCTGCCGCAGGAGCGGTTTGCCTTTTGCAGGGTTTCGATCGCGGGCCGGATTGCACTGCCTCTCCGGTCTGCGATGAGTGAGCTTTGAAACCCGGAAAAAGGTGACCGCTCCAAGGCAGGATATAACGGGTTCACCGGATATTTACTATCAAATTTATTATCGTCCAAAGGCTTCAATGACTTAAAACAACTTTTGCATTTTTTAATGTCTCCTTCATTGCCGCATGCGCTTGTGATTTTATTGCTTCACCGTTAGAATCCAAATACAATCCGTAAATAACGGCATCCTTCACGACAAGTCAAAAATAGTTTACGCTTTAGAGAGGAACGGAAACGGAGCCGCAGATATGACCATGACCGAATTTCGTCCATCACCTGACTTTATCCGCAATATCATCGCGGAGGACTTGAAAGCAAACAGGAATGAGGGCCGGGTTGTGACCCGGTTTCCGCCGGAGCCGAACGGCTATCTTCATATCGGACACGCCAAGTCCATCTGCCTCAATTTTGGAATCGCTGCGGAAAACAAGGACGGCGTCTGCCACCTGCGTTTTGATGACACAGATCCCGGCAAGGAAGACATTGAATATATTGAGTCGATCAAAAGAGACGTCAAGTGGCTCGGTTTCGACTGGGGTGAACATCTCTACTATGCGTCCGACTACTTTGACCGGTTGTACGAGTATGCAATTCAGTTAATAAAAAAGGGGAAGGCCTATGTCTGCAGCCTGAGCCCGGAGGAAGTCAAAGAATACCGCGGCACATTGACAGAGCCCGGCAGGGACAGCCCGTATCGCTCACGCTCCGTAGAGGAGAACCTGGACCTGTTTGAGCGTATGCGTGCAGGAGAATTCGAAGACGGGTCCCACATACTCCGGGCAAAGATTGATATGGCGTCTCCGAATCTGAATATGCGGGATCCGGCCATTTATCGTATTAAGCGGATGCCGCATCACAGGACAGGCGACAAGTGGTGCATTTATCCCATGTATGACTACGCTCACTGCCTTTCTGACTCCATCGAAGGGATCACGCATTCCATCTGTACGCTGGAATTTGAGGATCACCGTCCCTTGTACGACTGGGTGCTCGACCAACTGGAAGTCGAATGTCATCCCAGGCAGATCGAGTTTGCCCGCCTCAATCTCAGCCATACCATCATGAGCAAGCGAAAGCTCCTGAAACTGGTGGAGTCGGGTGTTGTCACCGGATGGGATGATCCGCGGATGCCCACGATATCCGGTCTGCGGAGACGCGGATACACACCGAAATCGATCCGTGACTTCTGCGAGCGTATCGGGGTGTCCAAAAGGAACAGCATGGTCGACGTATCGCTGCTCGAACACTGTGTGCGCCAGGATCTGAATCAACGGGCACCGCGTGTCATGGGGGTGTTGCGTCCGCTCAAGGTGGTCATAGAAAACTACCCGGAAGGCCGGGTGGAAGAACTGGAGGCCGTCAACAACCCTGAAGATCCCGGAATGGGCTGCAGGAAAGTCCCTTTTTCAAGAGTGCTGTATATTGAACAGGAGGATTTTCGTGAAGATCCGCCGAAAAAATACTTTCGCCTGGCCCCTGGCCGTGAAGTGCGGCTGAGATATGCATATTTTATAAAATGCGTGGGAGTGGTCAGGGATGAACAGACCGGCGAAATAACGGAGTTGCGCTGTACCTATGATCCCGGGACCCGGGGCGGCGGAGCTCCGGATGGACGCAAGGTCAGGGCAACACTGCACTGGGTTTCGGCTGCCCATTCGCTCCGGGCTGAAGTGCGTCTGTACGATCATCTCTTCCTGAAGGCAAACCCCGATGAAGTGGAGGATGGCGCTGATTTCAGATCCAATTTGAATCCGAATTCCCTGGAGATATTGACGCCGTGCCTTGTGGAACCGAGCTTGGCGAATGCTGTGCCCGGGAGTCGTTACCAGTTCGAGAGACAGGGCTATTTCTGCGTGGACACCAAAGACTCTTCCGATAAATTACTGGTGTTTAATCGCACGGTGACGCTGCGTGACCCATGGGCCAAGATCGAAAAGGCCCTGAAAAAACAATCCGCGACAGGCAAAAAACAACCGGGTTAAGGATGCCACACAACATGCAATCCAGGAACTGCGATAAGACCAAAGACAACGTGCGCGTACGATTTGCCCCGAGCCCCACCGGGTATCTCCATATCGGCGGGGCCCGCACTGCTATATACAACTGGCTCTTTGCCAGAAAACACAAGGGTGTTCTCATATTGAGAATCGAGGACACGGACTTCGAACGCTCTACAACCGATTCCATACAGGGGATCATTGACGGACTCAACTGGCTGGGGATTGATTGGGACGAGGGCCCGTATTTCCAGTCGGAATACGTTGAGGAACATAAGGAAGTTGCCAGGCGGCTGGTCGAGACGGGTCATGCCTACAAGTGTTTCTGCACCAGGGAAGAGCTCGATGTAAAGAGGAAGGCCGCCTTGGCGGCCAAGAAACCGGTTCAATACGACAGGACCTGCAGGAGACTCACCCCGGAGGCGGTAGCTGCTAAAGAGGCTCTGGGACTCCCGTATGTCATTCGCTTCAAAGTGCCTGAACAACAAGGATCGGTATATTTCGATGACGCGGTCTACGGACCGATTGAAAAGCAGTACCATGATATCGAAGACTTTGTCATAATGCGATCCGACGGCTCTCCGCTCTATCTCCTCTCAAACGCCGTGGACGACATCCGGGACAGAATAACCCATGTAATCCGTGGACAGGACGGCCTTGCCAATACTCCCAGGCAGATACTTATCTATGAGGCCCTTGGGGCAAGATGTCCGGTGTTCGCCCACATGCCTCTTACCCTGGACCTCAAGAAGCGAAAGATATCCAAGCGCACCCACGGCGAACTGGTATCAGTGCAGTTTTACAGGGATCACGGATTTCTGCCCTGGGCACTTGTGAACTACCTTGTGCTTCTCGGCTGGCACACATCTGACGACCGCGAAATATTCAGCAGGGAGGAGCTGATAGACGCCTTTTCGCTTGAGGGTATAAACCGGGCGAATTCCATATTCAATTATACACCGGGAGATCCAAAATTTTTCACAGATCCCAAGGCCCTTTCCATAAATTCCCATTTCCTGAGGACATTGCCCATAGAAGAGATCGCCGAATCGGTAAAGGGGGAATTCATCACGGCAGGCATCTGGGATCCTGCATATGATGGCGAAAAGAGGTGGTGGTTCCTTTCCACTCTGGATCTTATCAGGAGCCGTTTTCATACCCTTAAGGACTTTGCAGACCTGGGAAGGGCGTACTTCTCGGAGGATTTTCCTGTTGACCCCAAGGCCTGCAGGAAAAATCTGCTCAAACATAAAGAGCTCAAAGAATGGCTGCCGCAGCTTGCGGATCGCCTGGAAGGGCTTCGGTTATGGACGCCTGAAAGCACTGAAAAGGCTGTAAGGTCCTTTGCAGAAGAGCTTGATGCAAAGCCGGGTATCATTATCAACGCCATTCGCACAGTGGTCACCGGCCAGTTGGCGGGTCCGGGCATCTTTGATGTGCTTTTGGCCATCGGAAAGGATCGGGTGGTCAAGAGGCTTCGCGGGGTGCCTGAACTGTTCAGGGAAGCTCGGGGCAGGATATAACGGGTTCACCGAATATTTACTTTTTTTAACGTCAGGATAACTCCCTTCCCTTCAAACCTTGCCGAAAGGGGTGTAAAGCTGATATCATAGGTTATATCTGATAATTGGTAGTTCTCGAGTATCCGCGGTGTCTTATTCTCAAGCACGGCGAGCACATCTTCCTGTACTTTGTCTGCGAAGTAATCATCGAGATTCCTGCCCAGCTCAATGCTCTTGCCATTGGCCGATAGAGATTCCGCCTCGTGATTAATCAGCGCGATCATCCCCTCGGCGCTGACACCGATGATCGGCATGGGCAGGTCCTGCAGGACAGCGCGGGCCAGCTTCAGGGCATGGTTCTGAATCCTCAGCTCTTCGGTCCTTTCCTGAATCAGCTTCTCCAGATTCTCGTTCAGTTTCTTTAATTCCCGGTTTTGTTCCAGGATCTTTTGATTAAGGAACCTGTTGGACTGAATGAGGTCACAGTGTTCCAGGGCCTGCCGTATATCCAATATCAGATTCTGGTCATTCCATGGTTTAAGGAGGAACTTGTAGATATGGCCCCTGTTGATAGAGTCCATAATGGCATCGACTTCGGTGTAGCCACTGAGGATGGCACGAATTATATCAGGATACTCTTCCTTTACCCTGGCCAAAAACTCGGTGCCACTCATTCCGGGCATCCTTTGGTCAGAGATCACCAGATTGACGGCATTCTCTTTAAGGATTTCGAGACCCTGTTCACCGCTTGAGGCCGTCAGGAGGCGGTAATCCTCCTTTCGAAGCAATCGCTTTAAGGATCTCAAGATGTTCACCTCGTCATCCACGCACAGGACTGTATGTCTGTAATCTTTCATTTTCACTCACAAAACCCGCTGTCACTATTCCTCTTCAAGCAACAATTCGCAGGCCGATTCGATTTCGGTTGCAACTGATGGAAACCAGTCTGATACGGTTTCAAGCTGAGGTCTCATAATCTCTGCGGCTTTGGGATAGGTATTTGTAAAATCGCAGGCATTCCCCGGATCAGCCTTGCGGGTATTTACAATAATGTCTGCTACATGCACGATCATCAGTTGATCAAGATTAGAGGCGCCTTCTCTGGGTGTATGATGATACCTGATTGTATCGATCAGGTCGGGTGGAAGCCGCCACTTGGCAGCTAAATGACCTCCGATTTGTGCATGGTTGAGAGGCAACAGGTTTCTTTCCGCCTCATAAAAGGACAGGCCATCATCCC is from Deltaproteobacteria bacterium and encodes:
- a CDS encoding glutamine--tRNA ligase (catalyzes a two-step reaction, first charging a glutamine molecule by linking its carboxyl group to the alpha-phosphate of ATP, followed by transfer of the aminoacyl-adenylate to its tRNA); translation: MTMTEFRPSPDFIRNIIAEDLKANRNEGRVVTRFPPEPNGYLHIGHAKSICLNFGIAAENKDGVCHLRFDDTDPGKEDIEYIESIKRDVKWLGFDWGEHLYYASDYFDRLYEYAIQLIKKGKAYVCSLSPEEVKEYRGTLTEPGRDSPYRSRSVEENLDLFERMRAGEFEDGSHILRAKIDMASPNLNMRDPAIYRIKRMPHHRTGDKWCIYPMYDYAHCLSDSIEGITHSICTLEFEDHRPLYDWVLDQLEVECHPRQIEFARLNLSHTIMSKRKLLKLVESGVVTGWDDPRMPTISGLRRRGYTPKSIRDFCERIGVSKRNSMVDVSLLEHCVRQDLNQRAPRVMGVLRPLKVVIENYPEGRVEELEAVNNPEDPGMGCRKVPFSRVLYIEQEDFREDPPKKYFRLAPGREVRLRYAYFIKCVGVVRDEQTGEITELRCTYDPGTRGGGAPDGRKVRATLHWVSAAHSLRAEVRLYDHLFLKANPDEVEDGADFRSNLNPNSLEILTPCLVEPSLANAVPGSRYQFERQGYFCVDTKDSSDKLLVFNRTVTLRDPWAKIEKALKKQSATGKKQPG
- a CDS encoding glutamate--tRNA ligase; the encoded protein is MQSRNCDKTKDNVRVRFAPSPTGYLHIGGARTAIYNWLFARKHKGVLILRIEDTDFERSTTDSIQGIIDGLNWLGIDWDEGPYFQSEYVEEHKEVARRLVETGHAYKCFCTREELDVKRKAALAAKKPVQYDRTCRRLTPEAVAAKEALGLPYVIRFKVPEQQGSVYFDDAVYGPIEKQYHDIEDFVIMRSDGSPLYLLSNAVDDIRDRITHVIRGQDGLANTPRQILIYEALGARCPVFAHMPLTLDLKKRKISKRTHGELVSVQFYRDHGFLPWALVNYLVLLGWHTSDDREIFSREELIDAFSLEGINRANSIFNYTPGDPKFFTDPKALSINSHFLRTLPIEEIAESVKGEFITAGIWDPAYDGEKRWWFLSTLDLIRSRFHTLKDFADLGRAYFSEDFPVDPKACRKNLLKHKELKEWLPQLADRLEGLRLWTPESTEKAVRSFAEELDAKPGIIINAIRTVVTGQLAGPGIFDVLLAIGKDRVVKRLRGVPELFREARGRI